A window of Leptotrichia wadei contains these coding sequences:
- the ychF gene encoding redox-regulated ATPase YchF, translated as MIGIGIVGLPNVGKSTLFNAITKTQNAEAANYPFATIEPNVGLVSVPDPRLKALEKVINPERTVGATVEFVDIAGLVKGASKGEGLGNQFLSNIRNTAAICQVVRCFDDDNIIHVEGSVDPIRDIETINAELIFADLETVERAIQKNQKLARGGNAEGKELLAVLERCKAHLEEFKLLKTLEFTQREEELIKVYQFLTIKPMMFAANISEDDLTSETENDYVKKVREFAKQYDSEVVTFSAKVEAELIEIEDEEERQMFIDELGIKEPSLNRLIRAGFKLLGLITYFTAGVKEVRAWTIKQGTNAQKSASEIHTDIEKGFIRAEVVSFDKFIELNGWNGAKEKGAMRLEGKEYIVQDGDVMFFRFNV; from the coding sequence TTACCAAATGTAGGAAAATCAACATTATTTAATGCGATAACAAAAACACAAAATGCAGAGGCAGCAAATTATCCGTTTGCGACAATTGAGCCAAATGTGGGGCTTGTGAGTGTGCCAGATCCACGGCTAAAGGCTTTGGAAAAAGTGATTAATCCAGAGAGAACGGTTGGAGCGACAGTTGAATTTGTGGATATTGCGGGGCTTGTGAAAGGTGCTTCCAAAGGGGAAGGGCTTGGAAATCAGTTTTTGTCAAATATCAGAAATACGGCTGCGATTTGCCAAGTTGTGAGATGTTTTGACGATGACAACATTATTCATGTGGAAGGAAGCGTTGATCCGATTAGAGATATTGAAACAATCAATGCGGAACTTATTTTTGCTGATTTGGAAACTGTCGAAAGAGCGATTCAGAAAAATCAGAAACTGGCTCGTGGCGGAAACGCTGAAGGAAAGGAATTGCTTGCAGTTCTTGAAAGATGTAAGGCACATTTGGAAGAATTTAAATTATTAAAAACTTTAGAATTTACTCAAAGGGAAGAAGAATTAATAAAAGTTTATCAATTTTTGACTATAAAGCCGATGATGTTTGCAGCAAATATTTCTGAAGACGACTTGACAAGCGAGACTGAAAATGACTATGTAAAAAAAGTTAGGGAATTTGCAAAACAGTATGACAGCGAAGTTGTAACTTTTTCGGCAAAAGTGGAAGCTGAATTAATCGAAATTGAAGATGAAGAGGAAAGACAAATGTTCATTGATGAACTTGGAATTAAAGAGCCAAGTTTAAATAGATTAATTCGTGCTGGATTTAAATTATTGGGATTAATCACATATTTTACGGCTGGAGTAAAGGAAGTCAGAGCTTGGACAATTAAACAAGGGACAAATGCACAAAAATCAGCTAGTGAAATTCATACGGATATTGAAAAAGGATTTATTCGTGCAGAAGTTGTTTCGTTTGATAAATTTATTGAATTAAATGGATGGAACGGAGCAAAAGAGAAAGGTGCGATGAGGCTTGAAGGAAAAGAGTATATTGTGCAAGATGGGGATGTTATGTTCTTTAGATTTAATGTTTAA